From one Catenuloplanes nepalensis genomic stretch:
- a CDS encoding WXG100 family type VII secretion target — MTGPFEVDHATLHTAANDVRSTRSEVDGELKKLWNVVDDLAIAWQGSASTGFQQLMNRWTEDTNKLQEALNNIAELLDKSGTTHQVNDEEQQQMLNKFHSALNG; from the coding sequence ATGACGGGCCCGTTCGAGGTCGATCACGCGACACTGCATACCGCCGCCAATGACGTGCGGTCCACGCGGAGTGAGGTCGACGGCGAGCTGAAGAAGCTCTGGAACGTGGTCGACGACCTTGCCATCGCGTGGCAGGGTTCGGCGTCCACCGGCTTCCAGCAGTTGATGAACCGCTGGACGGAGGACACCAACAAGCTCCAGGAGGCGCTGAACAACATCGCCGAGTTGCTGGACAAGTCGGGCACCACGCACCAGGTGAACGACGAGGAGCAGCAGCAGATGCTGAACAAGTTCCACTCGGCTCTCAACGGCTGA
- the eccCa gene encoding type VII secretion protein EccCa: MSTVLFRRPPRRQGPQLPRGEVLLESPPELPEELPKGLGQLMMILPMLCGVGAMAFLYAGRSGGTMMWVAGGLFGVSMLGMAVGQLGGGNDKAELNADRRDYMRYLAQVRKRTRRAADQQRAATTWKHPESDALFSFAASRRMWERRVTEDDFGEVRVALGPQQLAVQIVTPETKPVEDLEPMSAIALRRFVRSHSVVPDLPIALSIRAFSRIVLRGDREPTLGLTRALIGQLATFQAPDDLMIAVVAAPDRAASWDWTKWLPHAQHPRRNDAAGSRRMVFSTLLAAEQMLAEELGSRPRFSPDAKPLTSLPHVLVVLDGGEVSANCQLYGQGLLGTTVVDLSGAVPRDAGRWLLCLDVSAESVEVFRGKSSTHLGRPDQLSPVQAEGLARQLSPYRLSAQSAASSEEPLARSMELPDLLGIGDAASVDVNQTWRERPHRDRLRIPVGLGPDGNVVELDFKESAHEGMGPHGLIIGATGSGKSELLRTIVGALAVTHSSAELNFVLVDFKGGATFASLDALPHTSAVITNLEDELPLVDRMKDALAGEMTRRQEVLRAAGNYVSRFDYEKARAAGEELDPMPSLLIICDEFSELLQQKPDFIDLFVMIGRLGRSLGVHLLLASQRLEEGKLRGLDTHLSYRIGLRTFSAVESRIVLGVPDAYELPNAPGHGYLKSDTSTMLRFRAAYVSGPYKPPGRAVRSQAVVQRQILEYGTEFVPVPEISEQMIMVEEEDEGIGRQQSMLDVLIEQLQGRGPEAHRVWLEPLGVPPTVDAMLPPLTPDPVFGLSPAAWRNAAKLMVPVGIVDRPYEQRRDPLVADLSGAGGNVVIVGGPRSGKSTILRSLLMSLAVTHSPREVQFMCLDFGGGALRALDGLPHLSGVAGRRDGEAVRRTVAEVVSLIDEREARFTTMGIDSINTYRRRQANGEVPDDLFGDLFLVVDGWGTLREDFEELEQTIMMLAQRGLGYGVHVVLTAARWSEVRIKMRDLLGTRLELRLGDPNESEIDRRAAANVPERTAGRGLTRDKLHFLAAISRLDGKSQLDDLAEATASAVEQIRAAWPHAPAPKVRLLPRLLPVAELNRMVDPSLPGLPLGVNEASLAPVLLDTSGEPHLVIYGDAECGKTNLLRLIGRQISERFTPAEARIVIGDYRRGLLGAIEGDHLLDYSPSGEVFATNMKQIRGALQARIPGPDVTPQQLRDRSWWRGPDLYVLVDDYDLVATSGSNPLSAITDLLPQARDIGLHLILARRVGGAARAGYEQVLQRLRELDTPTLLMSGNKEEGQIVGNLRPSPQPPGRGTLVRRRDGQNLIQTAWTEP, encoded by the coding sequence ATGAGTACGGTGCTGTTCCGGCGGCCACCGCGGCGGCAGGGGCCACAGCTGCCCCGGGGCGAGGTGCTCCTGGAGTCACCGCCCGAGCTGCCGGAGGAGCTGCCCAAGGGCCTCGGCCAGCTGATGATGATCCTGCCGATGCTCTGCGGCGTGGGCGCGATGGCGTTCCTCTACGCCGGGCGCAGCGGCGGGACCATGATGTGGGTGGCGGGCGGCCTGTTCGGCGTCTCGATGCTCGGCATGGCGGTCGGCCAGCTCGGCGGCGGCAACGACAAGGCCGAGCTGAACGCGGACCGCCGCGACTACATGCGATACCTGGCCCAGGTGCGCAAGCGGACCCGGCGCGCGGCCGACCAGCAGCGCGCCGCGACCACGTGGAAGCACCCGGAGTCGGACGCGCTCTTCTCGTTCGCGGCGTCCCGGCGGATGTGGGAGCGGCGGGTCACCGAGGACGACTTCGGCGAGGTCCGGGTCGCGCTCGGCCCGCAGCAGCTCGCGGTGCAGATCGTCACGCCGGAGACGAAGCCGGTCGAGGACCTGGAGCCGATGTCCGCGATCGCGCTGCGCCGGTTCGTCCGGTCCCACTCGGTGGTGCCGGACCTGCCGATCGCGCTGTCCATCCGCGCGTTCAGCCGCATCGTGCTGCGCGGCGACCGGGAGCCGACGCTCGGCCTGACCCGCGCGCTGATCGGGCAGCTGGCCACGTTCCAGGCGCCGGACGACCTGATGATCGCCGTGGTGGCCGCGCCGGACCGGGCCGCGAGCTGGGACTGGACGAAGTGGCTGCCGCACGCGCAGCACCCGCGCCGCAACGACGCCGCCGGCTCCCGGCGGATGGTGTTCAGCACGCTGCTCGCGGCCGAGCAGATGCTGGCCGAGGAGCTGGGCAGCCGGCCCCGGTTCAGCCCGGACGCGAAGCCGCTGACCTCGCTGCCGCACGTGCTGGTCGTGCTGGACGGCGGCGAGGTGTCGGCGAACTGCCAGCTGTACGGCCAGGGCCTGCTCGGCACGACCGTGGTCGACCTGTCCGGCGCGGTACCTCGGGACGCCGGCCGCTGGCTGCTCTGCCTGGACGTGTCCGCCGAGTCGGTCGAGGTGTTCCGCGGCAAGTCGAGCACGCACCTGGGCCGGCCGGACCAGCTGAGCCCGGTGCAGGCGGAGGGCCTGGCGCGGCAGCTGTCGCCGTACCGGTTGTCGGCGCAGAGCGCGGCCTCGTCGGAGGAGCCGCTGGCCCGCAGCATGGAGCTGCCGGACCTGCTCGGCATCGGCGACGCCGCGAGCGTGGACGTCAACCAGACGTGGCGCGAGCGGCCGCACCGGGACCGGCTGCGGATCCCGGTGGGTCTCGGCCCGGACGGCAACGTGGTGGAGCTGGACTTCAAGGAGTCCGCGCACGAGGGCATGGGCCCGCACGGCCTGATCATCGGCGCGACCGGTTCCGGCAAGTCGGAGCTGCTGCGCACGATCGTGGGCGCGCTCGCGGTCACCCACTCGTCGGCGGAGCTGAACTTCGTGCTGGTCGACTTCAAGGGTGGTGCGACGTTCGCGTCGCTGGACGCGCTGCCGCACACCTCCGCGGTGATCACCAACCTGGAGGACGAGCTTCCGCTCGTCGACCGCATGAAGGACGCGCTTGCCGGTGAGATGACGCGGCGCCAGGAGGTGCTGCGCGCGGCCGGCAACTACGTGTCCCGGTTTGACTACGAGAAGGCGCGGGCGGCCGGCGAGGAGCTGGACCCGATGCCCAGCCTCCTGATCATCTGTGACGAGTTCAGCGAGCTGCTGCAGCAGAAGCCGGACTTCATCGACCTGTTCGTGATGATCGGCCGGCTCGGCCGGTCGCTCGGCGTGCATCTGCTGCTCGCGTCGCAGCGGCTGGAGGAGGGCAAGCTGCGCGGTCTGGACACGCACCTGTCGTACCGGATCGGTCTGCGCACGTTCTCCGCGGTCGAGTCCCGGATCGTGCTGGGTGTGCCGGACGCGTACGAGCTGCCCAACGCGCCCGGTCACGGCTACCTGAAGTCGGACACGTCGACGATGCTGCGGTTCCGGGCCGCGTACGTGTCCGGCCCGTACAAGCCGCCGGGCCGCGCGGTGCGGTCGCAGGCCGTGGTGCAGCGCCAGATCCTCGAGTACGGCACCGAGTTCGTCCCGGTGCCGGAGATCTCCGAGCAGATGATCATGGTCGAGGAGGAGGACGAGGGCATCGGCCGGCAGCAGAGCATGCTGGACGTGCTGATCGAGCAGTTGCAGGGCCGCGGCCCGGAGGCGCACCGGGTGTGGCTGGAGCCGCTCGGCGTGCCGCCGACCGTCGACGCGATGCTGCCGCCGCTCACGCCGGACCCGGTCTTCGGCCTGTCGCCGGCCGCCTGGCGGAACGCGGCGAAGCTGATGGTCCCGGTCGGCATCGTGGACCGGCCGTACGAGCAGCGCCGCGACCCGCTGGTGGCGGACCTGTCCGGCGCGGGCGGCAACGTGGTCATCGTGGGCGGCCCGCGGTCCGGCAAGAGCACGATCCTGCGGTCGCTGCTGATGTCGCTGGCGGTCACCCACTCGCCGCGCGAGGTGCAGTTCATGTGCCTGGACTTCGGCGGCGGTGCGCTGCGCGCGCTGGACGGGCTGCCGCACCTCTCCGGCGTGGCGGGCCGCCGCGACGGCGAGGCGGTGCGCCGGACCGTGGCCGAGGTGGTGTCGCTGATCGACGAGCGCGAGGCCCGCTTCACCACGATGGGCATCGACTCGATCAACACGTACCGGCGGCGGCAGGCGAACGGCGAGGTGCCGGACGACCTGTTCGGCGACCTGTTCCTGGTGGTGGACGGCTGGGGCACGCTCCGCGAGGACTTCGAGGAGCTGGAACAGACCATCATGATGCTGGCCCAGCGCGGTCTCGGCTACGGCGTGCACGTGGTGCTCACCGCGGCCCGCTGGTCCGAGGTCCGGATCAAGATGCGGGACCTGCTGGGGACGCGGCTGGAGCTGCGCCTCGGCGACCCGAACGAGTCGGAGATCGACCGCAGGGCCGCGGCGAACGTGCCGGAGCGCACGGCCGGCCGCGGTCTGACCCGCGACAAGCTGCACTTCCTGGCCGCGATCTCCCGGCTGGACGGCAAGTCGCAGCTGGACGACCTGGCCGAGGCGACCGCGTCAGCGGTGGAGCAGATCCGGGCGGCCTGGCCGCACGCGCCGGCGCCGAAGGTGCGCCTGCTGCCGCGCCTGCTGCCGGTCGCCGAGCTCAACCGGATGGTCGATCCGTCGCTGCCCGGCCTGCCGCTCGGCGTCAACGAGGCCAGCCTGGCCCCGGTGCTGCTGGACACGTCCGGCGAGCCGCACCTGGTGATCTACGGCGACGCGGAGTGCGGCAAGACCAACCTGCTGCGCCTGATCGGGCGGCAGATCAGCGAGCGGTTCACGCCGGCCGAGGCGCGGATCGTGATCGGTGACTACCGGCGCGGCCTGCTCGGCGCGATCGAGGGCGACCACCTGCTCGACTACTCGCCGTCCGGCGAGGTGTTCGCCACGAACATGAAGCAGATCAGGGGCGCGCTCCAGGCCCGGATCCCCGGCCCGGACGTGACGCCGCAGCAGCTGCGGGACCGGTCCTGGTGGCGCGGACCGGACCTGTACGTGCTGGTCGACGACTACGACCTGGTGGCCACGTCGGGCAGCAACCCGCTGAGCGCGATCACCGACCTGTTGCCGCAGGCGCGCGACATCGGTCTGCACCTGATCCTGGCGCGCCGCGTGGGCGGTGCGGCCCGGGCCGGGTACGAGCAGGTGTTGCAGCGTCTCCGCGAGCTGGACACCCCGACGTTGCTGATGTCCGGCAACAAGGAGGAGGGCCAGATCGTCGGCAATCTGCGACCAAGCCCACAGCCCCCGGGCCGTGGCACGCTGGTCCGCCGCCGCGACGGGCAGAACTTGATCCAAACTGCCTGGACAGAGCCTTAG
- the eccD gene encoding type VII secretion integral membrane protein EccD, whose amino-acid sequence MAATASGSSRVTIVAPRTRLDLALPSDVPLADLLPTVLRHAGEDVADQGAAQGGWALARLGGKPLDSSRTAVELEIRDGEMLYFTPRAAARPEVVFDDIVDAVATATQNREGRWDTAMTRRFSVGFAAVALLAGAVGVLFSGPPHLPGGAAALAVAALLMLTATMLSRAAGDGRSGAMVAGVSLVFGIVGGTLLLAGDTPLTALGAPHALLGAAVLLILGVVATLAVGYATPLFLGSAAAGVALALGAGICVLFGLSAAPAAAIVAAAVFAFHPALPMMSYRLARVPVPSIPTGPDDLKADEESVDGRRVLQLSERADEYLTALIWTVSAIVFGAEITLAFDGRLGAVLLCLVLALLLLLRARPYPSRRERLPSLLAGGAGLILTAFAIFGWGGWAARLGLVLGGLILVAAISLIYGLSVAGKRIAPIWGRLLDIAEILLILAVVPLAAWVCGLYSWITTITA is encoded by the coding sequence TTGGCAGCCACAGCGAGCGGCAGCAGCCGGGTGACGATCGTCGCACCCAGAACGCGCCTCGATCTCGCCCTGCCGTCGGACGTGCCGTTGGCCGACCTGCTGCCGACCGTGCTCCGGCACGCCGGCGAGGACGTCGCCGACCAGGGCGCGGCGCAGGGCGGCTGGGCGCTGGCCCGGCTCGGCGGCAAGCCGCTGGACAGCTCCCGCACCGCGGTCGAGCTGGAGATCCGCGACGGCGAGATGCTCTACTTCACGCCGCGCGCCGCCGCGCGTCCCGAGGTCGTCTTCGACGACATCGTGGACGCGGTAGCCACCGCCACGCAGAACCGCGAAGGCCGCTGGGACACGGCCATGACCAGGCGGTTCTCGGTCGGCTTCGCGGCCGTCGCGCTGCTCGCCGGCGCGGTCGGCGTGCTCTTCAGCGGCCCGCCGCACCTCCCCGGCGGCGCTGCCGCGCTCGCCGTCGCCGCGCTGCTGATGCTCACCGCCACGATGCTGTCCCGCGCCGCCGGAGACGGCCGCAGCGGCGCCATGGTGGCCGGCGTCAGCCTGGTCTTCGGCATCGTCGGCGGCACCCTGCTGCTCGCCGGCGACACGCCGCTCACCGCCCTCGGCGCCCCGCACGCGCTGCTCGGTGCGGCCGTGCTGCTCATCCTCGGCGTGGTCGCCACGCTCGCGGTCGGCTATGCGACACCGCTGTTCCTCGGCTCCGCCGCCGCCGGCGTCGCCCTCGCGCTCGGCGCCGGGATCTGCGTCCTCTTCGGCCTCTCCGCAGCCCCGGCCGCCGCGATCGTGGCCGCCGCGGTCTTCGCGTTCCACCCGGCGCTGCCGATGATGTCCTACCGCCTGGCCCGCGTCCCGGTCCCGTCCATCCCGACCGGCCCGGACGACCTCAAGGCCGACGAGGAGTCCGTCGACGGCCGCCGGGTGCTCCAGCTCAGCGAGCGCGCGGACGAATACCTGACCGCTCTGATCTGGACCGTCTCCGCCATCGTCTTCGGCGCCGAGATCACCCTGGCCTTCGACGGCCGCCTCGGCGCGGTCCTGCTCTGCCTGGTCCTGGCCCTGCTCCTGCTGCTGCGCGCCCGCCCGTACCCGAGCCGCCGCGAGCGCCTCCCCTCGCTGCTCGCCGGCGGCGCCGGCCTGATCCTCACCGCCTTCGCCATCTTCGGCTGGGGCGGCTGGGCGGCCCGCCTCGGCCTGGTCCTCGGCGGCCTCATCCTGGTCGCCGCCATCTCCCTGATCTACGGCCTCTCCGTCGCCGGCAAGCGCATCGCCCCCATCTGGGGCCGCCTCCTCGACATCGCCGAGATCCTCCTCATCCTCGCCGTCGTCCCCCTGGCCGCCTGGGTCTGCGGCCTCTACAGCTGGATCACCACGATCACTGCCTGA
- a CDS encoding S8 family serine peptidase codes for MRFASALATVVVLGSTVLLAPGSAQAAAPQTIGEYQKWYYDDYLKIPEVQKAAGSKGAGVTIALIDSGVDTSRPDLRGADLRDGGGYGNSGAGKSGLEDAGYHGTVMAGILVGQGTDDSHVKGIAPEATLLSISVGLESQGKTTHSEAIRAAVDQGADIINMSITRVNVTGDLTFINPLDREAAEYALSKGVIIVAGAGNAETTGPVIGPPANIPGVLAVSGLDKDGGFWSGGARGPEAGIAAPAVDIFSVQPEGYDPSGYGTGTGTSAATAIVSGVAALIKAKHPDLDAANLINRLTATARDEGAPGRDDQFGFGAIDALAAVNADVPAVTENPAGDPMDGVAGDTAAEAEEESPLARYLWVLIAAAVAVVLLIVVIAVVTSRRKRPAAPVTGYPPPGHQPPGHQPPVYQPPGYPQQPPPPPPPGYR; via the coding sequence ATGAGGTTCGCGTCGGCACTGGCCACCGTGGTGGTCCTGGGAAGTACCGTCCTGCTGGCGCCGGGTTCGGCGCAGGCCGCGGCACCGCAGACCATCGGCGAGTACCAGAAGTGGTACTACGACGACTATCTGAAGATCCCGGAGGTGCAGAAGGCCGCCGGCAGCAAGGGTGCGGGCGTCACGATCGCGCTGATCGACAGTGGCGTGGACACCAGCCGGCCCGACCTGCGCGGCGCCGACCTCAGGGACGGTGGCGGCTACGGCAACTCGGGCGCGGGCAAGAGCGGCCTGGAGGACGCCGGTTACCACGGCACCGTGATGGCCGGCATCCTCGTCGGCCAGGGCACGGACGACAGCCACGTCAAGGGGATCGCGCCCGAGGCCACGCTGCTGTCCATCTCGGTCGGCCTGGAGAGCCAGGGCAAGACCACGCACTCGGAGGCGATCCGGGCCGCGGTGGACCAGGGCGCCGACATCATCAACATGTCGATCACCCGGGTCAACGTCACCGGCGACCTGACGTTCATCAACCCGCTCGACCGTGAGGCCGCGGAGTACGCGCTGAGCAAGGGCGTGATCATCGTGGCCGGTGCGGGGAACGCGGAGACGACCGGGCCGGTGATCGGCCCGCCGGCCAACATCCCCGGCGTGCTCGCGGTGTCCGGCCTGGACAAGGACGGCGGGTTCTGGTCCGGCGGCGCCAGGGGACCGGAGGCCGGCATCGCCGCGCCCGCGGTCGACATCTTCTCGGTCCAGCCGGAGGGCTACGACCCCAGCGGGTACGGGACCGGCACCGGCACCAGCGCGGCCACCGCGATCGTCTCCGGCGTCGCCGCGCTGATCAAGGCGAAGCACCCGGACCTGGACGCGGCGAACCTGATCAACCGGCTGACCGCGACCGCGCGGGACGAGGGCGCGCCGGGCCGCGACGACCAGTTCGGGTTCGGTGCCATCGACGCGCTGGCCGCGGTGAACGCGGACGTGCCGGCCGTGACGGAGAACCCGGCCGGCGACCCGATGGACGGCGTGGCCGGCGACACGGCCGCGGAGGCGGAGGAGGAGTCGCCGCTCGCCCGCTACCTGTGGGTGCTGATCGCGGCCGCGGTCGCGGTCGTGCTGCTGATCGTGGTGATCGCGGTGGTGACGAGCCGCCGCAAGCGCCCGGCCGCGCCGGTCACCGGCTATCCGCCGCCCGGTCACCAGCCGCCCGGTCACCAGCCGCCTGTCTACCAGCCGCCGGGCTATCCGCAGCAGCCGCCACCGCCACCGCCGCCTGGCTACCGTTAG
- a CDS encoding type VII secretion protein EccE, which translates to MTVTDTRRRGAPPLRAERRRGHLGGLSVAQLVCVEVAVVAVLASPGGPVWALPAAGVLAVVLLAGAFARRKNRWWFEHRVISRRFRERARAAAETPGRELAALAPGLAVTEIRERGTPIGVGRDDMGWFVALAVNAGDDATTADAALGVDRVGRILAESALPVSSLQVVTHLVPAPTSFLDHAAPAVQSYRELLGGLPIPADSRVWVAARLRPADALAASASRGGGPEGVHRALAALLGRIGKTLDSAGLVSTPLTATELTAAVATVAGLTGAAVTGDAPAEAVRRENWAGWQGTEAVHVGFLATRLSPSGLSVAARRLTEVGALAATVAVVLNRQPDGDLRMQAIVDVAARATTAAETLSAVVGIFNQCGIALRRLDGQHAAAIYATAPTGGAIG; encoded by the coding sequence ATGACAGTTACCGACACGAGGCGACGAGGCGCGCCACCGCTGCGGGCCGAACGGCGGCGTGGACACCTGGGCGGCCTGTCCGTGGCCCAGCTCGTCTGCGTCGAAGTGGCCGTCGTGGCCGTGCTCGCGTCGCCCGGCGGCCCGGTCTGGGCGCTGCCGGCGGCCGGCGTGCTCGCGGTCGTGCTCCTGGCCGGTGCGTTCGCCCGCCGGAAGAACCGCTGGTGGTTCGAGCACCGCGTGATCAGCCGCCGGTTCCGGGAGCGCGCCCGTGCCGCCGCCGAGACCCCCGGCCGGGAGCTGGCCGCGCTCGCACCCGGCCTGGCCGTCACCGAGATCCGCGAGCGCGGCACGCCGATCGGCGTCGGGCGCGACGACATGGGCTGGTTCGTGGCGCTGGCCGTCAACGCCGGCGACGACGCCACCACCGCGGACGCCGCCCTCGGCGTCGACCGGGTCGGCCGGATCCTCGCCGAGTCCGCGCTGCCGGTCTCCTCGCTGCAGGTGGTCACGCACCTGGTGCCGGCGCCGACCTCGTTCCTCGACCACGCGGCGCCGGCCGTCCAGTCCTACCGGGAACTGCTCGGCGGGCTCCCCATCCCGGCCGACTCCCGCGTCTGGGTCGCGGCCCGGCTGCGCCCCGCCGACGCGCTCGCGGCCAGCGCCAGCCGCGGCGGCGGCCCCGAGGGCGTGCACCGCGCGCTCGCCGCACTGCTCGGCCGGATCGGCAAGACGCTGGACAGCGCCGGCCTCGTCTCCACACCGCTCACCGCGACCGAGCTGACCGCGGCCGTCGCCACCGTGGCCGGCCTCACCGGCGCCGCCGTGACCGGCGACGCCCCCGCCGAGGCGGTCCGGCGGGAGAACTGGGCGGGCTGGCAGGGCACCGAGGCCGTGCACGTCGGCTTCCTCGCCACCCGGCTCTCCCCGTCCGGCCTGTCCGTCGCGGCCCGCCGCCTCACCGAGGTCGGCGCGCTCGCCGCCACCGTCGCGGTCGTCCTCAACCGGCAGCCGGACGGCGACTTGCGCATGCAGGCCATAGTCGACGTCGCGGCGCGTGCCACCACCGCCGCCGAGACGCTGTCCGCGGTCGTCGGCATCTTCAACCAGTGCGGCATCGCGCTCCGCCGGCTCGACGGACAGCACGCCGCCGCGATCTACGCGACCGCGCCGACCGGGGGAGCGATCGGATGA
- a CDS encoding WXG100 family type VII secretion target: MSVVKVDYAVLESSTQQINSISKTIDEKLDTLRQMLSKLQWDGEDRVAYEQHQATWDAAVRDINQILNDIGGAVGIAKENYVSTEMSNSRLWQ; this comes from the coding sequence ATGAGCGTTGTGAAAGTTGACTACGCGGTTCTCGAGAGCTCGACGCAGCAGATCAACTCGATCTCGAAGACCATCGACGAGAAGCTGGACACGCTGCGGCAGATGCTGTCGAAGCTCCAGTGGGACGGTGAGGACCGGGTCGCCTACGAGCAGCACCAGGCCACCTGGGACGCGGCCGTCCGCGACATCAACCAGATCCTGAACGACATCGGCGGCGCCGTCGGCATCGCCAAGGAGAACTACGTCTCCACCGAGATGTCGAACTCCCGTCTGTGGCAGTGA
- the mycP gene encoding type VII secretion-associated serine protease mycosin → MSLTFSRRLAHLTLAALLVAPVPLALPGTAHAAVPCGGIEGTDPPAQRSWALNRLAPEAAWPLSRGAGVTVAVIDSGVNGDHPVLAGKVAGGRDFGFQDFGGQCDLVGHGTVVAGIIAGRDGVDASFSGIAPDARILPLRVLDEDDFEVDASAPGRIAQAIEFAVDQGVTVINLSLETADSEGMRAAIAYAEQKDVVVIAAAGNLREEQSESGTIFPAAYETVVAVAGIDEAGKHVGSSVRGAFVDVAAPGFNIFGPAPTGDKYVGEAEGGTSFAAAYVSGTVALLRSYYPEMPAKEVRERLMATTDAPPLGRDEEVGTGVINPYLAITAVFSEKSPGPAAGITLAGEPEDPAATARVVALWTIAVVLVLAVAMLAGAPLVRRGRRNGWRPDHNNA, encoded by the coding sequence GTGAGTCTCACGTTCTCCCGTCGCCTCGCGCACCTCACGCTGGCCGCGCTGCTCGTCGCGCCGGTGCCGCTCGCGCTGCCCGGCACCGCCCACGCCGCCGTCCCCTGCGGCGGCATCGAGGGCACGGACCCGCCCGCGCAGCGCAGCTGGGCGCTGAACCGGCTCGCGCCGGAGGCCGCCTGGCCGCTCAGCCGTGGCGCCGGCGTCACGGTCGCGGTGATCGACTCCGGCGTCAACGGCGACCATCCGGTGCTGGCCGGCAAGGTGGCGGGCGGGCGCGACTTCGGTTTCCAGGACTTCGGCGGCCAGTGCGACCTGGTCGGGCACGGCACGGTCGTGGCCGGGATCATCGCGGGCCGGGACGGCGTCGACGCGTCGTTCTCCGGCATCGCGCCGGACGCGAGGATCCTGCCGTTGCGGGTGCTCGACGAGGACGATTTCGAGGTGGACGCCTCCGCGCCCGGCCGCATCGCGCAGGCCATCGAGTTCGCGGTGGACCAGGGCGTGACCGTGATCAACCTGTCGCTGGAGACCGCGGACAGCGAGGGGATGCGGGCCGCGATCGCCTACGCGGAGCAGAAGGACGTGGTGGTGATCGCGGCGGCCGGAAACCTGCGCGAGGAGCAGAGCGAGAGCGGCACGATCTTCCCGGCGGCGTACGAGACGGTGGTGGCCGTGGCCGGCATCGACGAGGCGGGCAAGCACGTGGGTTCGTCCGTGCGGGGCGCGTTCGTCGACGTCGCCGCGCCGGGTTTCAACATCTTCGGCCCGGCGCCGACCGGCGACAAGTACGTGGGCGAGGCCGAGGGCGGCACCAGCTTCGCCGCCGCGTACGTGTCCGGCACGGTCGCGCTGCTCCGGTCGTACTACCCGGAGATGCCGGCGAAGGAGGTCCGCGAGCGGCTGATGGCCACCACGGACGCGCCCCCGCTCGGCCGGGACGAGGAGGTCGGCACCGGCGTGATCAACCCGTACCTGGCGATCACCGCGGTGTTCAGCGAGAAGTCGCCGGGCCCGGCGGCGGGCATCACGCTGGCCGGCGAGCCCGAGGACCCGGCGGCCACGGCGCGGGTGGTGGCACTGTGGACGATCGCGGTCGTGCTGGTGCTGGCGGTCGCGATGCTGGCCGGCGCGCCCCTGGTCCGGCGCGGACGCCGCAACGGCTGGCGCCCGGACCACAACAACGCCTGA